A window of the Butyricimonas faecalis genome harbors these coding sequences:
- a CDS encoding DUF4384 domain-containing protein: MRQFIFVFTFLLFCHIGGYTQVKVREATGRWEVTKDISLAEAEEKALFEAKRDALRQAGVEDEIAYSFLAIQGVDTSFYKQVYNYIGRGEIQGIVQVSQKTVRKIYEEATDRLFVEVRIRAKVKKTQQRDPGFKIELEGLHNTYRQGEILSFSCRVFKDCYLKIFVFDPSCGFRVYPNRYEDDRCFRSGDVFHFPSECDVEYVLTKNGRDNWENNVMLIVATREKIPYTGKADYESVLEWLFEIPLRDRVEVWHNFVIE; the protein is encoded by the coding sequence ATGCGGCAATTTATATTCGTGTTTACTTTTTTATTGTTCTGTCACATCGGGGGATATACTCAGGTAAAGGTTCGGGAGGCCACAGGTCGATGGGAAGTGACAAAGGATATTTCCTTGGCAGAAGCGGAAGAAAAGGCCTTGTTTGAGGCTAAGCGGGATGCCCTACGACAGGCGGGAGTCGAGGATGAAATAGCCTATTCCTTTTTGGCAATACAGGGAGTAGATACCTCGTTTTATAAACAGGTGTACAATTACATCGGGCGTGGAGAGATTCAAGGAATCGTGCAGGTAAGCCAGAAAACCGTGAGAAAGATATACGAAGAAGCTACGGATCGTCTCTTCGTGGAGGTGCGAATCCGGGCTAAAGTAAAAAAGACCCAGCAACGGGATCCCGGATTTAAAATAGAATTGGAGGGATTACATAACACTTATCGGCAGGGGGAGATACTCTCGTTTTCTTGTCGGGTGTTTAAAGATTGTTATTTGAAGATATTTGTGTTTGACCCGTCGTGTGGCTTTCGGGTATACCCGAATCGCTATGAAGATGACCGTTGTTTTCGGAGTGGCGATGTGTTCCATTTCCCCAGTGAATGTGATGTGGAATACGTGTTGACAAAAAACGGGCGGGATAATTGGGAGAATAACGTGATGCTTATTGTGGCAACGCGGGAGAAAATTCCTTATACTGGGAAGGCGGATTACGAGTCTGTTCTGGAATGGTTGTTCGAAATACCTTTACGGGATCGTGTTGAAGTGTGGCATAATTTTGTAATCGAGTAA